One genomic window of Sebastes umbrosus isolate fSebUmb1 chromosome 15, fSebUmb1.pri, whole genome shotgun sequence includes the following:
- the nkiras1 gene encoding NF-kappa-B inhibitor-interacting Ras-like protein 1 isoform X2, with product MGKGCKVVVCGQAAVGKTAILEHLLYGNHSVGSESSETQEDVYVASVETDRGVKEQLRLYDTKGLHDGQDLPKHYYSVADGFVLVYSVDSVESFKKVDVLKKEIDKSRDKKEVRRVQSDGHSAGE from the exons ATGGGAAAAGGCTGTAAAGTTGTGGTGTGTGGCCAGGCAGCAGTTGGGAAAACTGCCATCCTAGAGCACCTGCTGTATGGAAATCACTCTGTAG GCTCGGAGTCCAGTGAGACCCAGGAGGACGTGTACGTGGCCTCAGTGGAAACTGACCGTGGTGTGAAGGAACAGCTGAGGCTTTATGACACCAAAGGCCTCCACGATGGACAAGACCTCCCCAAACACTACTACTCAGTGGCAGACGGCTTCGTGCTCGTCTACAGCGTCGACAGCGTGGAGTCTTTCAAGAAGGTGGACGTTCTGAAGAAGGAAATAGACAAGTCCAGAGATAAGAAAGAGGTGCGGCGGGTTCAAA
- the rpl15 gene encoding 60S ribosomal protein L15: MGAYRYMQELWRKKQSDVMRFLLRVRCWQYRQLSNLHRAPRPTRPDKARRLGYKAKQGYVVYRVRVRRGGRKRPVPKGATYGKPVHHGVNQIKFARSLQSTAEERAGRHCGGLRVLSSYWVGEDSTYKFFEVVLVDTFHKAIRRNPDTQWITKAVHKHREMRGLTSAGKKSRGLGKGHKFHLTIGGSRRAAWKRRNTLQLHRYR, encoded by the exons ATGGGAGCATATAGGTATATGCAGGAGTTATGGCGCAAGAAGCAGTCCGATGTGATGCGCTTCCTCCTCCGCGTCCGCTGCTGGCAGTACCGTCAGCTGTCCAACCTCCACCGGGCTCCTAGACCCACCAGACCAGACAAGGCCCGTAGACTGGGCTACAAGGCCAAGCAGG GTTACGTCGTATATCGTGTCCGCGTGCGTCGTGGAGGTCGTAAACGCCCTGTGCCCAAGGGTGCCACCTACGGCAAGCCAGTGCACCATGGTGTCAACCAGATCAAGTTTGCCCGCAGCTTGCAGTCAACTGCTGAG GAGCGTGCTGGGCGTCACTGCGGAGGCCTGCGAGTGCTGAGCTCCTACTGGGTGGGCGAGGACTCCACCTACAAGTTCTTCGAGGTGGTTCTGGTCGATACCTTCCACAAGGCCATCAGACGCAACCCAGACACCCAATGGATCACAAAGGCTGTGCACAAGCACAGAGAGATGCGTGGCCTGACATCTGCAGGAAAGAAGAGCCGAGGCCTGGGCAAGGGCCACAAGTTCCACCTGACCATCGGAGGCTCCCGCCGTGCCGCCTGGAAGAGGCGCAACACCCTGCAGCTGCATCGCTATCGTTAG
- the nr1d2b gene encoding nuclear receptor subfamily 1 group D member 2b: protein MESTKAGGVIAYISSSSFGSGSSPESCHSDSSNGSYQSSSPPHGSSPSRHQPGQRADPSLPTGSQNLPGTKKSGRASSTAKCGITKINGLVLLCKVCGDVASGFHYGVHACEGCKGFFRRSIQQNIQYKKCLKNESCPIMRINRNRCQQCRFKKCLMVGMSRDSVRFGRIPKREKQRMLLEMQSAMNNMMNNSQLHSQLQSSQTLPIGKPLPASATEPTSEDADPAPSSSTSSSSRSSQSDSGSDPEPTMAMDTSPSSASPGTSDSGEEEVIGSVTRAHQETFMYNQERSSLMAEAPPSHQAGPPNTGSAKNIPNLRTEECQDTWNHHNNHHNNLVTMAAQEPPTSSMGPQVQEVTTNNHCPFRLSRRAATSHCPAYTHGAFGASSSEGPAHGAYNGPLWRGGNRMHLVCPMNTSPHVDPHKSGHEVWEEFSHSFTPAVREVVEFAKKIPGFRDLSQHDQVSLLKAGTFEVLVVRFASLFDMKDRTVTFLGGKKYSVDTLRAMGAGDLLNSMFDFSEKLINLGLSEQEMSLFTAVVLVSADRSGIENVNSVEALQETLIRALRSLITKNHPNESAIFTKLLLKLPDLRSLNNMHSEELLAFKVHS, encoded by the exons ATGGAGTCAACCAAAGCTG GAGGTGTAATAGCCTACATCAGCTCGTCCAGCTTTGGCTCTGGCTCTAGCCCGGAGTCGTGCCACAGCGACTCCTCCAACGGCAGCTACCAGTCGTCCTCCCCGCCCCACGGCTCCTCGCCCAGCCGCCACCAGCCGGGTCAGCGGGCTGACCCCTCGCTCCCCACCGGCAGCCAAAACCTTCCAGGGACTAAGAAAAGCGGACGCGCCTCCTCCACTGCAAAATGTGGCATCACGA AAATCAACGGCCTGGTGCTGCTGTGTAAGGTGTGCGGCGACGTGGCCTCTGGTTTCCACTACGGCGTCCACGCCTGTGAGGGTTGTAAG GGCTTCTTCAGGAGGAGCATCCAGCAGAACATCCAGTATAAGAAGTGCCTTAAGAATGAGAGCTGCCCCATCATGAGGATCAACCGGAACCGCTGCCAGCAGTGCCGCTTCAAGAAATGCCTGATGGTCGGGATGTCCAGAGACT CTGTGCGCTTTGGCCGAATCCCCAAGCGTGAGAAACAGCGCATGCTGCTGGAGATGCAGAGTGCCATGAACAACATGATGAACAACAGTCAGCTGCACAGCCAGCTCCAAAGCAGCCAGACGCTACCTATCGGCAAACCTCTGCCGGCCAGTGCCACGGAACCTACCTCAGAGGATGCCGACCCCGCCCCCTCCAGCTCCACATCCTCCTCATCGCGCTCCAGCCAATCAGACTCAGGCTCTGACCCCGAACCCACCATGGCCATGGACACCAGCCCCAGCTCGGCCTCGCCCGGCACATCGGACagcggggaggaggaggtgatcgGCTCCGTCACCAGGGCCCACCAGGAGACCTTCATGTACAACCAGGAGCGGAGCAGCCTGATGGCCGAGGCCCCGCCCAGCCATCAGGCGGGCCCCCCAAACACTGGCTCAGCCAAAAACATCCCCAACCTCCGGACAGAGGAGTGCCAGGACACCTGGAACCACCACAATAACCACCACAATAACCTGGTCACCATGGCAGCACAGGAGCCCCCCACCTCCAGCATGGGCCCCCAGGTTCAGGAGGTCACCACCAACAACCACTGCCCCTTCAGGCTGTCCAGGAGGGCCGCCACCAGCCACTGCCCAGCCTACACACATGGAGCTTTCGGAGCTTCGTCCTCAGAGGGCCCCGCCCACGGAGCCTACAACGGGCCCCTTTGGAGAGGAGGCAACCGAATGCATCTG GTTTGTCCGATGAACACCTCTCCTCACGTGGACCCTCACAAGTCCGGCCACGAGGTGTGGGAGGAGTTTTCCCACAGCTTCACCCCCGCCGTCAGGGAGGTGGTGGAGTTCGCCAAGAAGATCCCCGGCTTCAGAGACCTGTCCCAGCACGACCAGGTCAGCCTGCTGAAGGCTGGCACTTTTGAG GTGTTGGTGGTTCGCTTCGCTTCCCTCTTCGACATGAAGGACCGCACCGTCACCTTTCTGGGTGGGAAGAAGTACAGCGTGGACACTCTGAGGGCCATGGGGGCCGGGGACCTCCTCAACTCCATGTTTGACTTCAGTGAGAAGCTCATCAACCTGGGCCTCAGCGAGCAGGAGATGAGCCTCTTCACCGCCGTGGTTCTGGTCTCTGCAG ATCGCTCCGGCATCGAGAATGTGAACTCGGTGGAGGCCCTGCAGGAGACTCTGATCCGCGCCTTGCGAAGCCTCATCACCAAGAACCACCCCAACGAGTCGGCCATCTTCACCAAGCTGCTGCTCAAACTGCCCGACCTGCGCTCGCTCAACAACATGCACTCGGAGGAGCTGCTGGCCTTCAAGGTCCATTCCTGA